The following are encoded together in the Actinomycetota bacterium genome:
- the secD gene encoding protein translocase subunit SecD, whose translation MNTRGLIGSLIATAVVVAVILAWVLAFGARPRLGLDLRGGISVILTPIAIEGADVPDDVLDQTIEILRSRVDSLGVAEPEIARQGSDIVVQLPGIEDRERALEIIGKTAKLTFRPVQEVFAPGTPQYEAEGPDCTSDDPRPDGPVPDDAEIVVCGESPPDNPETAADEATQPPLKYRLGPAALTGEGVADALATVEQTGQGGFTNTWIVQLDLTSDGARKFAEITGELACIRDQAGPGAGRLAIVLDDVVRSDPEMNPSVQCGVGITGGGAIITVGGGEQDARDLALVLRTGALPITLEPSTASTVSPTLGAQSLRAGIIAGLIGLALVAVFVVSFYRWLGAVALTALMVFGVILVGLITLLGEVGFTLTLAGIAGVIVSIGIAADSSILYFERLRDELDTGKTVRTSVVRAFRPAFRTNLTGNTVTIAAAIILYFLAVGPVRGFAFTLGVATALDLVILLGFTRPAVQLLGRTRLISRSTVRAATEPQLVGGSR comes from the coding sequence GTGAACACCAGAGGCCTGATCGGGTCGTTGATCGCCACCGCCGTGGTGGTGGCCGTCATCCTGGCCTGGGTCCTGGCCTTCGGGGCCCGTCCCCGGCTGGGACTCGATCTGCGTGGCGGGATCAGCGTCATCCTGACGCCGATCGCGATCGAAGGGGCCGACGTCCCCGACGACGTCCTGGACCAGACGATCGAGATCCTCCGCAGCCGGGTGGACAGCCTCGGGGTGGCGGAGCCGGAGATCGCGCGGCAGGGCTCCGACATCGTCGTGCAGCTGCCGGGGATCGAAGACCGCGAACGGGCCCTGGAGATCATCGGCAAGACCGCCAAGCTCACCTTCCGCCCGGTCCAGGAGGTGTTCGCCCCCGGGACGCCGCAGTACGAGGCGGAGGGCCCCGACTGCACCAGCGACGATCCCCGCCCCGACGGGCCGGTCCCCGACGACGCCGAGATCGTGGTCTGCGGTGAGTCTCCCCCCGACAACCCGGAGACGGCCGCCGACGAGGCCACCCAGCCGCCGCTGAAGTACCGGCTCGGCCCGGCGGCGCTGACCGGTGAGGGGGTCGCCGACGCGCTCGCCACGGTCGAGCAGACCGGGCAGGGTGGGTTCACCAACACCTGGATCGTCCAGCTCGATCTCACCAGCGACGGGGCGCGGAAGTTCGCCGAGATCACCGGCGAGCTGGCCTGCATCCGTGACCAGGCGGGTCCGGGTGCCGGTCGGCTGGCGATCGTCCTCGACGACGTGGTGCGCAGCGACCCCGAGATGAACCCCAGCGTCCAGTGTGGGGTCGGTATCACCGGCGGGGGAGCGATCATCACCGTCGGCGGAGGTGAGCAGGACGCCCGTGACCTGGCGCTGGTCCTGCGCACCGGCGCGCTGCCGATCACGCTGGAGCCGTCGACCGCGTCGACCGTGTCACCCACGCTCGGTGCACAGTCGCTCCGCGCGGGGATCATCGCCGGGCTGATCGGGCTCGCGCTCGTCGCCGTCTTCGTGGTCTCGTTCTACCGCTGGCTCGGCGCCGTCGCGTTGACCGCGCTGATGGTGTTCGGGGTGATCCTCGTGGGGCTGATCACCCTGCTCGGTGAGGTCGGGTTCACGCTGACCCTGGCGGGGATCGCCGGCGTGATCGTGTCGATCGGGATCGCGGCGGACTCGTCGATCCTGTACTTCGAGCGGCTCCGTGACGAGCTCGACACCGGCAAGACCGTCCGCACCTCGGTGGTCCGCGCCTTCCGCCCGGCCTTCCGCACCAACCTGACCGGGAACACCGTGACGATCGCTGCGGCGATCATCCTGTACTTCCTCGCGGTCGGGCCCGTGCGTGGTTTCGCGTTCACCCTGGGTGTGGCCACCGCCCTGGACCTGGTGATCCTGCTCGGGTTCACCCGGCCAGCCGTGCAGCTGCTGGGTCGGACGCGCCTGATCTCGCGGAGCACGGTCCGCGCCGCCACCGAACCCCAGCTGGTGGGAGGTTCACGATGA